A genomic stretch from Lathyrus oleraceus cultivar Zhongwan6 chromosome 2, CAAS_Psat_ZW6_1.0, whole genome shotgun sequence includes:
- the LOC127123933 gene encoding uncharacterized protein LOC127123933: protein MAALRQVSPIQAPKVPESSEVPETPVPPQEKEKPHGDELVPPQADEPVPSQVVEADEPVPPQADDPVPSQVVEADEPLPPQADEPVPSQVIEADSPVPPLVFGGGSLELSLLLLYPDHTDYDPLKFINHERKITDLHQPIDEWFLTTLSIFGMNGLCKINYVIVNHEMLNAFVERWHIETSSFYLTLGE, encoded by the exons aTGGCGGCTCT GCGACAGGTTTCACCTATTCAGGCGCCAAAGGTACCCGAGTCATCAGAGGTACCCGAGACACCAGTGCCACCCCAGGAAAAGGAGAAACCTCATGGTGATGAGCTAGTGCCACCTCAGGCTGATGAGCCAGTGCCATCTCAGGTTGTTGAGGCTGATGAGCCAGTGCCACCTCAGGCTGATGATCCAGTGCCATCTCAGGTTGTTGAGGCTGATGAGCCACTTCCACCTCAGGCTGATGAGCCAGTGCCATCTCAGGTTATTGAGGCTGATAGTCCAGTGCCACCTCTGGTATTTGGAGGAGGCTCTCTAGAGTTGTCATTACTGCTTCTTTACCCGGACCATACT GACTATGATCCGCTGAAATTCATTAACCATGAGAGAAAGATTACTGACTTGCATCAGCCTATTGACGAGTGGTTTTTGACTACTTTATCCATATTTGGGATGAATGGCTTATGTAAGATCAATTATGTTATAGTGAACCACGAGATGCTTAatgcatttgtggaaagatggcaCATTGAGACCTCATCATTTTATTTAACACTTGGAGAGTAG